One region of Anaeromyxobacter paludicola genomic DNA includes:
- a CDS encoding BamA/OMP85 family outer membrane protein, with translation MRAPAQPTALLVALALAGCLNPRGTAERPAVKKVELEGVHQVSSSELEGRIATEASGRWFWQDEHDLDPDAIAADRKRIERFYRAQGFYDAHVEGVETPRAGDGQVKVVFRIREGEPVKVAEVATPGLEAAPEAAAKLGKLPLRPGDVFTEARFDAARAAIQKALHDTGWARGEVSQRAEVDPLARTARVTYTVKAGPRYRFGNVLVAGTAVVPRARVREEAEISVKPGATWNESQLGKAQGRIFDLGVFGGVRVGPGKEDPVKQTIPVVVSVREAPFRTIRAGPGFGIQGSTRLDAHGVASWANRNWLGGLRKLQLEGRVGYAWLPSAGKQGPVGLASADFTQPAAFTRLTDFNLHVEVERGLEPAYDFFAERFRVAVPIKVARELTLVPSYNLEDYQVQSPPGALPGPGSTAPQLFQNCPNSTSCNVLLSYFEQRIAWDLRDDAVNTTRGLYLALSLQEGFKLFGTGFDYLRFAPEARGFVPFGRGVVLASRVRLGVLKPIGNTSGFDETQLTPIVARFTSGGPNGMRGYYTRNLSPVIYVNVDPNCKGATCAKQYLPWGGDGLLDGSLELRFPISGNLGGATFLDFGNVTLFSVDALDLSGLQYAGGFGLRYKTPFGPVRLDVAGRLPSWRDGSLRQPGVQVVEQTPGSAAAAPRVVAAGGVHVNPIVSVHLSVGEAF, from the coding sequence ATGCGCGCGCCCGCCCAGCCGACGGCCCTCCTCGTCGCCCTCGCCCTCGCGGGCTGCCTCAACCCGCGCGGCACGGCCGAGCGGCCCGCGGTGAAGAAGGTCGAGCTCGAGGGGGTCCACCAGGTCTCGTCCTCCGAGCTGGAGGGGCGCATCGCCACCGAGGCGTCGGGCCGCTGGTTCTGGCAGGACGAGCACGATCTCGACCCCGACGCGATCGCCGCCGACCGGAAGCGGATCGAGCGCTTCTACCGGGCGCAGGGGTTCTACGACGCGCACGTCGAGGGGGTGGAGACCCCCCGGGCCGGCGACGGCCAGGTGAAGGTCGTCTTCCGGATCCGCGAGGGCGAGCCGGTGAAGGTGGCCGAGGTCGCCACGCCCGGGCTCGAGGCCGCGCCGGAGGCGGCGGCGAAGCTCGGCAAGCTGCCGCTCCGCCCGGGCGACGTCTTCACCGAGGCCCGCTTCGACGCCGCGCGGGCGGCCATCCAGAAGGCGCTCCACGACACCGGCTGGGCCAGGGGCGAGGTGTCGCAGCGGGCCGAGGTGGATCCGCTCGCCCGCACCGCCCGGGTCACCTACACGGTGAAGGCCGGCCCCCGCTACCGGTTCGGCAACGTCCTCGTCGCCGGCACCGCGGTGGTGCCGCGGGCCCGCGTCCGCGAGGAGGCCGAGATCTCGGTGAAGCCGGGCGCCACCTGGAACGAGTCGCAGCTCGGCAAGGCGCAGGGGCGCATCTTCGACCTGGGCGTCTTCGGCGGCGTGCGCGTCGGGCCCGGCAAGGAGGACCCGGTCAAGCAGACCATCCCGGTGGTGGTCTCGGTGCGCGAGGCCCCGTTCCGGACCATCCGCGCCGGGCCCGGCTTCGGCATCCAGGGCTCGACCCGCCTCGACGCGCACGGCGTGGCGAGCTGGGCCAACCGCAACTGGCTCGGCGGGCTGCGCAAGCTGCAGCTCGAGGGGCGGGTGGGCTACGCCTGGCTCCCCTCCGCCGGGAAGCAGGGGCCCGTCGGGCTCGCCAGCGCCGACTTCACCCAGCCCGCCGCCTTCACCCGGCTCACCGACTTCAACCTGCACGTCGAGGTGGAGCGCGGCCTCGAGCCGGCCTACGACTTCTTCGCCGAGCGGTTCCGGGTGGCCGTGCCGATCAAGGTCGCGCGCGAGCTCACCCTCGTGCCCTCCTACAACCTCGAGGACTACCAGGTGCAGTCGCCGCCGGGCGCGCTCCCGGGACCGGGCTCGACCGCGCCCCAGCTCTTCCAGAACTGCCCGAACAGCACCTCCTGCAACGTGCTGCTCTCGTACTTCGAGCAGCGGATCGCCTGGGACCTGCGCGACGACGCCGTCAACACCACCCGGGGCCTGTACCTCGCGCTCTCGCTCCAGGAGGGGTTCAAGCTCTTCGGGACCGGCTTCGACTACCTGCGCTTCGCGCCCGAGGCGCGCGGCTTCGTCCCCTTCGGCCGGGGGGTGGTGCTGGCGAGCCGCGTGCGGCTGGGCGTCCTCAAGCCGATCGGGAACACCAGCGGCTTCGACGAGACCCAGCTCACGCCCATCGTGGCCCGCTTCACCTCCGGCGGGCCGAACGGGATGCGCGGCTACTACACGCGCAACCTCTCGCCGGTCATCTACGTGAACGTCGATCCCAACTGCAAGGGCGCCACCTGCGCCAAGCAGTACCTGCCCTGGGGCGGCGACGGCCTGCTCGACGGCTCGCTCGAGCTGCGCTTCCCCATCTCCGGCAACCTGGGGGGCGCGACCTTCCTCGACTTCGGCAACGTCACCCTGTTCTCGGTGGACGCCCTCGACCTCTCCGGCCTGCAGTACGCCGGCGGGTTCGGGCTGCGCTACAAGACGCCCTTCGGCCCGGTACGGCTCGACGTCGCCGGGCGCCTGCCCTCCTGGCGGGACGGCTCCCTGCGGCAGCCAGGCGTCCAGGTCGTGGAGCAGACGCCCGGGAGCGCCGCCGCCGCCCCGCGGGTGGTCGCCGCCGGCGGGGTCCACGTGAACCCGATCGTCTCGGTCCACCTCTCCGTTGGCGAGGCGTTCTAG
- a CDS encoding SprT-like domain-containing protein: MSSKPLDRQLSLLDPRAWGREERVARARLLADVIAAELREPVRLTVHDNRSTMVSFRREPGAVRYRIHHMFLDAPEEVQRALAAFADAGRGAAARRRQAGVAIDDYVKVHRARIGAPRLERLQPRGRCHDLQEIFDRLNAAHFEGRIEATIGWGAFRRGRRHRSIKTGVYVADAKLIRIHPALDRPEVPEYYVAAVVFHEMLHQAVPAVERNGRRVVHGQEFRRRERAWPDHERARRWEQENIRLLLRG, from the coding sequence TTGAGCAGCAAGCCCCTCGACCGCCAGCTGAGCCTGCTCGACCCGCGCGCCTGGGGGCGCGAGGAGCGGGTCGCCCGCGCGCGCCTCCTCGCCGACGTCATCGCCGCCGAGCTGCGCGAGCCGGTGCGGCTCACCGTGCACGACAACCGCTCCACCATGGTCTCCTTCCGGCGCGAGCCGGGGGCGGTCCGGTACCGGATCCACCACATGTTCCTCGACGCCCCCGAGGAGGTGCAGCGCGCGCTGGCCGCCTTCGCCGACGCGGGGCGCGGCGCCGCCGCCCGCCGGCGCCAGGCCGGGGTGGCCATCGACGACTACGTGAAGGTCCACCGGGCCCGCATCGGCGCGCCGCGGCTGGAGCGGCTGCAGCCGCGCGGCCGCTGCCACGACCTGCAGGAGATCTTCGACCGGCTCAACGCGGCGCACTTCGAGGGGCGCATCGAGGCCACCATCGGCTGGGGCGCCTTCCGCCGCGGCCGCCGCCACCGGAGCATCAAGACCGGCGTCTACGTGGCCGACGCGAAGCTCATCCGGATCCACCCGGCCCTCGATCGCCCGGAGGTGCCGGAGTACTACGTCGCCGCGGTGGTCTTCCACGAGATGCTCCACCAGGCGGTCCCGGCGGTGGAGCGGAACGGCCGGCGCGTGGTCCACGGCCAGGAGTTCCGGCGGCGCGAGCGGGCCTGGCCCGACCACGAGCGGGCCCGCCGCTGGGAGCAGGAGAACATCCGGCTCCTGCTCCGCGGGTGA
- a CDS encoding NFACT RNA binding domain-containing protein, with the protein MSLDAAEIAAVVHELAPLAGARVDAARVHAERTITLELFSRSDAATILLSAEPDLTRLHAVSRRPPAPAAPYGFQAVLRRELEGAQLAAIEAAGADRVVTLRFLRAAGPIALVAELTGRHGNLFLVRDDGTLLASAGRNLSQRRELVPGKPYLPPAPRDGAEGQGGSAPARPPRFTPVAGAPFPLSAAIEAAYAERERERLLAEARRRLREPLRAALARSRRALEKLAEEAARVPAAEVDRRAADLIKQNFQAVRRGAREARVTEYTEEGPREVTLALDPALGPRENMERYYRRYRRIVESAARVAAREAEVRGRVAALAALLAEVDGAREGDLARLEREARKLSAGPRPQQAPRRRKDDEPAPPYRLFRSLAGLELLVGRGAADNDRLTLRFAKGNDLWLHARGQKGAHVVVRLPKKGAGPDQETLLDAAHLAAWFSDARGEPSVEVTYTRAKYVRKAKGSAPGAVTYSQDRTLHLRVEPPRIERLLAEEQQA; encoded by the coding sequence ATGTCGCTCGACGCCGCCGAGATCGCCGCCGTGGTCCACGAGCTCGCCCCGCTGGCGGGCGCGCGCGTGGACGCGGCCCGGGTCCACGCCGAGCGGACGATCACGCTGGAGCTCTTCTCCCGCAGCGATGCGGCGACGATCCTGCTCTCCGCCGAGCCCGACCTCACCCGGCTCCACGCCGTCTCGCGCCGCCCGCCCGCGCCGGCCGCGCCGTACGGCTTCCAGGCGGTGCTGCGGCGCGAGCTGGAGGGCGCGCAGCTCGCCGCGATCGAGGCCGCCGGCGCCGACCGGGTGGTGACGCTCCGCTTCCTCCGCGCCGCCGGCCCCATCGCGCTCGTGGCGGAGCTGACCGGCCGCCACGGCAACCTCTTCCTGGTCCGGGACGACGGCACCCTCCTCGCGAGCGCGGGGCGGAACCTCTCGCAGCGCCGCGAGCTCGTCCCGGGGAAGCCGTACCTGCCGCCCGCGCCGCGCGACGGGGCGGAGGGCCAGGGAGGAAGCGCTCCGGCGCGACCGCCGCGCTTCACGCCCGTGGCCGGCGCGCCCTTCCCGCTCTCCGCGGCCATCGAGGCGGCCTACGCCGAGCGGGAGCGCGAGCGGCTCCTCGCCGAGGCGCGCCGGCGGCTCCGCGAGCCCTTGCGGGCGGCCCTGGCCCGCTCGCGCCGGGCCCTCGAGAAGCTCGCCGAGGAGGCGGCGCGGGTGCCGGCGGCCGAGGTGGACCGGCGGGCCGCCGACCTCATCAAGCAGAACTTCCAGGCCGTGCGGCGCGGCGCCCGCGAGGCGCGGGTCACCGAGTACACCGAGGAGGGGCCGCGCGAGGTGACCCTCGCGCTCGACCCGGCGCTCGGGCCGCGCGAGAACATGGAGCGCTACTACCGGCGCTACCGGCGCATCGTGGAGAGCGCCGCGCGGGTGGCGGCGCGCGAGGCGGAGGTGCGCGGGCGGGTGGCGGCGCTGGCGGCCCTCCTCGCCGAGGTGGACGGCGCCCGCGAGGGCGACCTCGCCCGGCTGGAGCGCGAGGCCCGCAAGCTCTCCGCCGGTCCGCGCCCGCAGCAGGCGCCCCGCCGGCGCAAGGACGACGAGCCCGCGCCGCCGTACCGGCTCTTCCGCTCGCTCGCGGGGCTCGAGCTCCTCGTCGGGCGCGGCGCCGCCGACAACGACCGGCTCACGCTGCGCTTCGCCAAGGGCAACGACCTCTGGCTCCACGCCCGCGGGCAGAAGGGGGCGCACGTGGTGGTGCGCCTCCCGAAGAAGGGCGCGGGCCCGGACCAGGAGACGCTCCTCGACGCCGCGCACCTCGCCGCCTGGTTCAGCGACGCGCGCGGCGAGCCGTCGGTCGAGGTCACCTACACTCGGGCGAAGTACGTGCGGAAGGCCAAGGGCTCCGCGCCCGGGGCGGTCACCTACAGCCAGGACAGGACGCTCCACCTCCGCGTGGAGCCGCCGCGGATCGAGCGGCTGCTCGCGGAGGAGCAGCAGGCGTAG
- a CDS encoding ROK family protein, translating to MASLALGVDLGGTNARAAVVDRDSGEILAAHKEPLRTREPEAVVDTVAHAIQEAADAQGVSAASFGRLGVGVAGQCLGSSGVVLNAPNLGWRDVRFGELLERKLGTPVRVANDLSAAAWGEKAFGAARGISDVALVFVGSGVGSGLILGGKLHEGAYGVAGELGHMKVRPSRPGTAVRRCGCGMEGCLEAYTSGMNISARVREELAGGAASRVGALVGGDVGRVTASVVDQAFAEGDDYARALWEEVAELLGGAIANVVTLLNPARVILGGGVVLGCPQLAALTLAQFERQVSASARRGLSVERAFLGDDAGVIGAALLE from the coding sequence ATGGCGTCGCTGGCGCTGGGCGTGGACCTGGGCGGCACCAACGCCCGGGCGGCGGTGGTGGACCGCGACTCGGGCGAGATCCTCGCCGCCCACAAGGAGCCGCTGCGCACCCGCGAGCCCGAGGCGGTGGTGGACACGGTCGCGCACGCCATCCAGGAGGCGGCCGACGCGCAGGGGGTCTCGGCGGCGAGCTTCGGGCGGCTCGGCGTGGGCGTCGCCGGCCAGTGCCTCGGCTCCTCCGGGGTGGTGCTCAACGCCCCGAACCTCGGCTGGCGCGACGTGCGGTTCGGGGAGCTCCTCGAGCGCAAGCTGGGCACGCCGGTGCGGGTGGCGAACGACCTCTCGGCCGCCGCCTGGGGCGAGAAGGCCTTCGGCGCGGCCCGGGGGATCTCCGACGTGGCGCTGGTCTTCGTGGGCTCGGGGGTCGGATCCGGGCTCATCCTCGGCGGGAAGCTGCACGAGGGGGCCTACGGCGTGGCCGGCGAGCTCGGGCACATGAAGGTCCGGCCGTCGCGCCCCGGCACGGCGGTGCGGCGCTGCGGCTGCGGCATGGAGGGGTGCCTCGAGGCCTACACGAGCGGCATGAACATCTCCGCCCGGGTGCGCGAGGAGCTCGCGGGCGGCGCCGCCTCGCGGGTCGGCGCGCTCGTGGGCGGCGACGTCGGGCGCGTCACCGCCTCCGTGGTGGACCAGGCCTTCGCCGAGGGCGACGACTACGCGCGCGCCCTCTGGGAGGAGGTCGCGGAGCTCCTCGGCGGCGCCATCGCCAACGTGGTCACGCTGCTCAACCCGGCGCGGGTCATCCTCGGCGGCGGCGTGGTGCTCGGCTGCCCGCAGCTGGCGGCGCTGACGCTGGCGCAGTTCGAGCGCCAGGTGTCGGCCTCGGCGCGGCGCGGGCTCAGCGTCGAGCGCGCCTTCCTCGGCGACGACGCCGGCGTCATCGGCGCCGCGCTGCTCGAGTGA
- a CDS encoding phosphomannomutase/phosphoglucomutase, which produces MSNAVSPTIFREYDIRGIVDRDLTEEAVELVGKALGSQLAIGRPDDEPRAVAVGRDCRLSGPRFFDRMVAGLTSTGCDVVDLGVVPTPLTYFAAATLPVQGLCMITGSHNPPEYNGLKVGIGKSTLHGGEIQALRQRIEAGRFVRGRGRVTSHDIVAPYRAYVRENLQPGPKKLKVVVDAGNGTGGVVAVPLFEALGFEVVPLFLEMDGRFPNHHPDPTVEANLAHLKAKVLEVKADLGIAYDGDADRVGAVDEQGNVLWGDQLMILFARALLEEEPGAGIVGEVKCSMNLYDDIARRGGRPIMWRAGHSLIKAKMKEEGALLAGEMSGHIFFGHRWFGFDDGIYSSGRLLELVSRADRPLSQLLADVPKTFFSPEIRVDCPEEKKFEVVKRAQAWFSERYETVTVDGVRVTFPDGWGLVRASNTQPLLVLRFEATSRARLEEIQALVEAKVEELKREVGA; this is translated from the coding sequence GCTGGTGGGCAAGGCGCTCGGCTCGCAGCTCGCCATCGGCCGGCCGGACGACGAGCCCCGCGCGGTGGCCGTGGGGCGGGACTGCCGCCTCTCCGGCCCGCGCTTCTTCGACCGGATGGTGGCCGGCCTGACCTCCACCGGCTGCGACGTGGTGGACCTGGGCGTGGTCCCGACGCCGCTCACCTACTTCGCGGCCGCCACCCTGCCGGTGCAGGGGCTCTGCATGATCACCGGCTCCCACAACCCGCCGGAGTACAACGGGCTCAAGGTCGGGATCGGCAAGAGCACGCTGCACGGCGGCGAGATCCAGGCGCTGCGGCAGCGGATCGAGGCGGGGCGCTTCGTCCGCGGGCGGGGCCGGGTGACGTCGCACGACATCGTCGCCCCCTACCGCGCCTACGTCCGCGAGAACCTCCAGCCCGGGCCGAAGAAGCTCAAGGTGGTGGTGGACGCCGGGAACGGGACCGGCGGCGTGGTGGCGGTGCCGCTCTTCGAGGCGCTCGGCTTCGAGGTGGTGCCGCTCTTCCTCGAGATGGACGGGCGCTTCCCCAACCACCACCCCGATCCGACCGTCGAGGCCAACCTGGCGCACCTCAAGGCCAAGGTCCTGGAGGTGAAGGCCGACCTCGGCATCGCCTACGACGGCGACGCCGACCGGGTGGGGGCGGTGGACGAGCAGGGCAACGTGCTCTGGGGCGACCAGCTCATGATCCTCTTCGCCCGGGCGCTGCTCGAGGAGGAGCCGGGGGCCGGCATCGTCGGGGAGGTGAAGTGCTCCATGAACCTCTACGACGACATCGCCCGCAGGGGCGGGCGGCCCATCATGTGGCGGGCCGGGCACAGCCTCATCAAGGCCAAGATGAAGGAGGAGGGGGCGCTCCTCGCCGGCGAGATGAGCGGCCACATCTTCTTCGGCCACCGCTGGTTCGGCTTCGACGACGGCATCTACTCCTCGGGGCGGCTGCTCGAGCTCGTGTCGCGGGCCGACCGGCCGCTCTCGCAGCTCCTCGCCGACGTGCCGAAGACCTTCTTCTCGCCCGAGATCCGGGTGGACTGCCCGGAGGAGAAGAAGTTCGAGGTGGTGAAGCGGGCGCAGGCCTGGTTCTCCGAGCGGTACGAGACGGTCACGGTGGACGGCGTGCGCGTCACCTTCCCCGACGGGTGGGGGCTGGTGCGCGCCTCCAACACGCAGCCCCTGCTGGTGCTGCGGTTCGAGGCGACCTCGCGGGCTCGGCTCGAGGAGATCCAGGCGCTCGTGGAGGCGAAGGTCGAGGAGCTCAAGCGCGAGGTCGGCGCGTAG